In Rhodoferax koreense, a genomic segment contains:
- the acpS gene encoding holo-ACP synthase, with protein MIFGIGTDICDIRRIRASLERHGDRFAEKILSDAELATWRARGARWPERGVRYLATRFSAKEAFSKAIGLGMRMPMTWRLCEIGNLKSGQPVIVLHDGLKAWFEAQGLSAQVTVTDESEYAASFVVVEKN; from the coding sequence ATGATTTTCGGCATCGGCACCGACATCTGCGACATCCGTCGCATCCGCGCAAGCCTGGAGCGGCATGGCGACCGGTTCGCCGAAAAGATCCTGAGCGACGCCGAGCTCGCCACCTGGCGCGCCCGCGGCGCGAGGTGGCCCGAGCGCGGCGTGCGTTACCTGGCCACACGCTTCAGCGCCAAGGAGGCCTTCAGCAAGGCCATCGGCCTGGGCATGCGCATGCCGATGACCTGGCGGCTGTGCGAGATCGGCAACCTCAAGAGCGGCCAGCCGGTGATCGTGCTGCACGACGGGCTCAAGGCGTGGTTCGAGGCCCAGGGCCTCAGCGCCCAGGTGACCGTGACCGATGAGAGCGAATACGCCGCGAGCTTCGTGGTGGTGGAAAAAAATTGA
- a CDS encoding pyridoxine 5'-phosphate synthase, giving the protein MSKTALSVNINKVALVRNTRHLGIPSVTRAATLCLEAGAHGITVHPRPDERHIRAADVPELAALMKNWPGREFNIEGNPFQNLMGFIRDVRPTQCTFVPDSEDQFTSDHGWDLDKDGERLRPLIREAQSLGVRVSLFMDPQADAMAAAKAVGADRVELYTESFASAFGTARNDEVFAQFAQAAQAAAAIDLGVNAGHDLSRDNLTAFLRACPAVREVSIGHALIADALELGYAATVRDYLRCMAEA; this is encoded by the coding sequence ATGTCAAAAACTGCTCTCTCCGTCAACATCAACAAGGTCGCGCTGGTGCGCAACACGCGCCACCTCGGCATTCCCAGCGTGACGCGCGCTGCCACGTTGTGCCTGGAGGCCGGCGCGCACGGCATCACCGTGCATCCGCGGCCCGATGAGCGGCACATCCGCGCGGCCGACGTGCCCGAGCTGGCGGCCCTCATGAAAAACTGGCCGGGCCGAGAGTTCAACATCGAAGGCAATCCGTTCCAGAACCTCATGGGTTTCATCCGCGATGTGCGGCCCACCCAATGCACCTTCGTGCCCGACAGCGAAGACCAGTTCACCAGCGACCACGGCTGGGATCTGGACAAGGACGGCGAACGCCTGCGCCCGCTGATCCGGGAGGCACAGTCGCTCGGCGTGCGCGTGAGCCTGTTCATGGATCCGCAGGCGGATGCCATGGCTGCGGCCAAGGCCGTGGGCGCGGACCGCGTCGAGCTCTACACCGAAAGTTTTGCGAGCGCCTTTGGTACGGCTCGAAATGATGAGGTTTTTGCGCAGTTTGCGCAGGCTGCACAAGCGGCGGCTGCTATCGATTTGGGAGTGAATGCGGGCCACGACCTGAGCCGCGACAACCTCACCGCCTTCCTGCGCGCCTGCCCGGCTGTGCGGGAGGTGTCGATCGGCCATGCCCTCATCGCCGACGCGCTCGAGCTCGGCTACGCCGCGACGGTGCGCGACTACCTGCGCTGCATGGCCGAAGCCTGA
- a CDS encoding glycosyltransferase family 2 protein, whose amino-acid sequence MPEIFKSSPPMVSIGMPVFNGGRYIREALESLLRQSHINFELIISDNASTDNTANLCREFAARDARVRYVRQASNIGALGNFQYLLDQATGQYFMWAACDDYWDDRWIETLLHVVQTGAVQAAFGRVLQVDGRSLPIEHIVNRQTFRYDEPLMWRRLKFFLDFEGCGKANLFYSLFERKFMAELPIQSYGHDYHMIFDFLRRGCIAGTPSVVLHKRIHDDAASTLEINQERGIGQKIFQRVLFPVDRKIIAGYLKLASFSEVFLLLLATPVKYTIAYRHMFRRLRHALPHGSRKRPVNS is encoded by the coding sequence ATGCCTGAAATCTTTAAGAGCTCGCCGCCCATGGTCAGCATTGGAATGCCGGTGTTCAACGGTGGGCGCTACATCCGCGAGGCGTTGGAATCGCTTCTGCGCCAATCGCACATCAATTTCGAACTGATCATTTCGGACAATGCATCGACCGACAACACCGCAAATCTGTGCCGCGAATTTGCTGCGCGTGATGCTCGGGTTCGTTATGTCCGGCAAGCCTCGAATATCGGTGCCCTGGGTAACTTTCAGTACCTACTGGATCAGGCAACTGGCCAATATTTCATGTGGGCCGCGTGCGACGATTACTGGGACGACCGATGGATCGAGACCCTGTTGCATGTTGTGCAGACGGGGGCCGTGCAGGCGGCATTCGGGCGCGTCCTTCAAGTGGATGGCCGGTCTCTGCCCATCGAGCATATCGTCAATCGGCAGACATTCCGTTATGACGAGCCCCTGATGTGGCGCAGGCTTAAATTTTTTTTGGACTTCGAGGGGTGCGGCAAAGCCAACCTCTTCTATTCGTTGTTTGAAAGAAAATTTATGGCCGAACTGCCTATACAAAGTTATGGGCACGACTATCACATGATCTTCGATTTTCTGCGCCGGGGTTGCATTGCTGGTACGCCGTCGGTGGTACTCCACAAAAGAATCCACGACGACGCGGCGAGCACGCTCGAAATCAACCAGGAACGTGGCATCGGACAGAAGATTTTTCAGCGCGTCCTATTTCCGGTCGATCGCAAGATCATTGCCGGGTACCTCAAGCTCGCCAGTTTTTCCGAGGTTTTCCTGCTGCTCCTTGCGACGCCGGTTAAATACACCATCGCCTACAGGCATATGTTTCGCCGACTAAGGCACGCATTACCACATGGGTCTCGCAAGAGACCCGTCAACTCTTGA
- a CDS encoding GDP-mannose 4,6-dehydratase has protein sequence MKALICGIGGQDGAYLARHLLDKGYEVWGTSRDAQLATFDNLRRLGIRERVTTLSMATNDFRSVLQALTKSQPDEVYNLAGQTSVGLSFEQPTEALESIATATLNLLEVIRFLRAPIRFYQAGSSECFGDVGEIAATETTHFEPRSPYAVAKSTAHWLVVNYRDAYGLYACNGILFNHESALRPSRFVTRKIAQGAVRIARRATEKLVLGDLGIRRDWGWSPEYVDAMWRMLQLDKPQDFVIATGVSSSLQEFVAAAFAEVGLDWQAHVVQDAQFFRPTEIRHSRGDASKAHAHLGWKATMNMHDVARAMVRHELDPTLPL, from the coding sequence ATGAAAGCCCTCATCTGCGGCATCGGTGGCCAAGACGGCGCCTACTTGGCACGTCACCTACTCGACAAGGGCTACGAAGTCTGGGGCACCTCGCGCGACGCACAGTTGGCGACTTTCGACAACCTGCGCAGGCTCGGTATCCGCGAGCGTGTGACCACGCTGTCGATGGCCACGAACGACTTCCGAAGCGTGTTGCAGGCGCTGACCAAGAGTCAGCCTGACGAGGTCTACAACCTGGCGGGCCAGACGTCGGTCGGCCTGTCCTTCGAACAACCGACCGAGGCGCTCGAAAGCATCGCCACGGCCACGCTCAACCTGCTGGAAGTCATCCGATTTCTCCGGGCGCCGATCCGCTTCTACCAGGCCGGCTCGAGCGAATGTTTCGGCGATGTCGGCGAAATCGCCGCTACCGAAACCACGCATTTCGAGCCGCGCAGCCCCTACGCCGTGGCCAAGTCCACCGCCCACTGGCTGGTGGTGAACTACCGCGACGCCTACGGCCTGTACGCTTGCAACGGCATTCTGTTCAACCACGAATCCGCCTTACGGCCTTCGCGTTTCGTCACGCGCAAGATCGCGCAGGGCGCGGTGCGCATCGCGCGCCGCGCGACCGAAAAACTGGTGCTGGGCGACCTCGGCATCCGGCGCGACTGGGGTTGGAGCCCGGAATACGTGGACGCGATGTGGCGCATGCTCCAACTCGACAAGCCACAGGACTTCGTCATCGCTACAGGCGTGTCGAGCTCCTTGCAGGAATTCGTGGCCGCGGCGTTCGCCGAGGTCGGGCTCGACTGGCAGGCCCATGTGGTACAGGACGCGCAGTTTTTCCGTCCGACGGAAATCCGCCACAGCCGTGGCGATGCGTCCAAGGCCCACGCGCACCTCGGCTGGAAGGCGACGATGAACATGCACGACGTGGCGCGGGCCATGGTGCGGCACGAGCTCGATCCGACGCTGCCCTTGTAA
- a CDS encoding mechanosensitive ion channel family protein: protein MAWSQSIGANIGALADSTRLNRYRTYIPEWAHEWLDVIVPGLQILLIVVVAMLLHHTVRRLLRRAARLYHLPMELVRPIGGVVRWFIIGGAFLMCLERLGVSATVLWTAFSSFAAVGAVAFFAVWSVLSNFFCALLIFTVRPFRIGDYIEIIDSGEKPGARGQVIDIDMLFTTLRDVDAAEPNTQLHVPNTLIFQKMVRHWRHAPYPREPSAVHPGPPAAAEPAAEPEPAPSKPE from the coding sequence TTGGCCTGGTCGCAGAGCATCGGGGCGAACATCGGCGCCCTGGCGGACAGCACGCGGCTGAACCGCTACAGGACCTACATCCCCGAGTGGGCGCATGAGTGGCTGGACGTCATCGTGCCCGGCCTGCAGATCCTGCTGATCGTGGTGGTGGCCATGCTGCTGCACCACACGGTGCGCCGGCTGCTGCGCCGCGCCGCCAGGCTCTACCACCTGCCGATGGAGCTGGTGCGGCCGATCGGCGGCGTGGTGCGCTGGTTCATCATCGGCGGCGCCTTCCTGATGTGCCTGGAACGCCTGGGCGTGTCGGCCACGGTGTTGTGGACCGCATTCTCCAGCTTCGCGGCCGTGGGCGCGGTGGCCTTCTTCGCGGTGTGGAGCGTGCTGTCGAACTTCTTCTGCGCGCTGTTGATCTTCACCGTGCGGCCGTTTCGCATCGGCGACTACATCGAGATCATCGACAGCGGCGAAAAACCCGGCGCGCGGGGCCAGGTGATCGACATCGACATGCTGTTCACCACGCTGCGCGACGTGGACGCGGCCGAGCCCAACACGCAGTTGCACGTTCCGAACACCTTGATCTTCCAGAAGATGGTGCGCCACTGGCGCCATGCGCCCTACCCGCGCGAGCCTTCCGCCGTGCACCCTGGACCGCCAGCGGCGGCGGAGCCGGCCGCCGAGCCAGAACCAGCCCCCTCCAAGCCGGAGTGA
- a CDS encoding sugar transferase — protein sequence MSKRLMDFLLAFLALLVLVLPMLLLALLVRLTSPGPVLYWSNRIGRHNRIFRMPKFRSMRIDTPEVATHLLAKPESYLTPIGSFLRRSSLDELPQLWSILKGDMSFVGPRPALFNQQDLIALRNQYGIQTLTPGLTGWAQINGRDDLSIPAKVALDSYYLKHHSLWMDLKILFLTAQSVLRRQGVSH from the coding sequence ATGAGCAAGCGCCTGATGGATTTCCTGCTCGCGTTTCTTGCCCTGCTCGTACTGGTGTTACCGATGCTGTTGCTAGCCCTGCTTGTCCGCCTCACATCCCCCGGCCCAGTCCTATATTGGTCCAACCGCATCGGCCGCCACAACCGTATCTTCCGCATGCCCAAGTTCCGCAGCATGCGCATCGACACACCCGAAGTCGCCACTCATCTTCTGGCAAAACCGGAGAGCTACCTCACGCCTATCGGCAGCTTCCTGCGCAGAAGCAGCCTCGACGAATTGCCGCAGTTGTGGAGCATCCTCAAGGGCGACATGAGTTTTGTCGGACCGCGGCCGGCGTTGTTCAACCAGCAGGATCTGATCGCCCTACGGAACCAGTACGGCATACAAACGCTGACGCCAGGCCTCACGGGCTGGGCTCAAATCAACGGGCGGGACGATTTGTCAATTCCGGCGAAGGTCGCACTCGACTCTTATTACCTGAAGCATCATTCGTTGTGGATGGACCTCAAAATCTTGTTTCTGACTGCGCAGAGCGTCCTGCGGCGGCAAGGTGTTTCGCATTGA
- a CDS encoding lipopolysaccharide biosynthesis protein → MTNFQKSTRLHILANYIGQGWSGLMAIVFLPVYIRFLGLEGYGLVGVLMFMQTWFTLLDFGITPTINREMARFSAGERGAQNTRDLFRTIEWIVGGIGMAIAVAVWLSSQWIASDWLKLRTLDVSEVARAITLIGALVALRFVEGIYRGAMLGLHQHVWLNAATTLLSTLRWGGAALLLAVWAPSLVLFFGWQMLVSAATIASFGWKINSELPGGAAPGRFSKREIASVWRFAGGSMLATSLAVLLTQLDKLMLSRLSTLETFGYYTAAWTVAAGLYQLIIPITQVYFPKFTSLAASPKSSDLGEAFHQAAQFLTWVLLPPASMLIFFSGAILQHWTRDPVLTTTATPLVSLFALGVILNGFLYIPHIFALSTGWTRFGVGMNGLSLLVFSPILAASIHYHGAIGAASVWAAIHAVGFLIGMQFFFRHLLRKEKWRWYLWDIGLPVAVASAVSLLFRWVFKDTTISVIQLFLIYAVTVFGVSMVVPRIRQFALDLIVGFKTHA, encoded by the coding sequence ATGACCAATTTTCAGAAATCCACGCGCCTGCACATCCTCGCGAACTACATCGGCCAAGGATGGTCCGGTCTGATGGCCATCGTGTTTCTCCCGGTCTACATCCGATTTCTCGGACTTGAAGGCTATGGATTGGTCGGTGTACTGATGTTCATGCAGACTTGGTTCACGTTGCTCGACTTCGGTATCACGCCCACCATCAACCGTGAAATGGCGCGGTTTTCAGCCGGAGAACGTGGAGCGCAGAATACGCGTGACCTATTTAGAACAATCGAGTGGATCGTCGGCGGCATCGGCATGGCCATTGCGGTTGCGGTTTGGTTATCCTCACAATGGATCGCCAGCGACTGGCTTAAGTTGCGAACGCTCGACGTGTCCGAGGTGGCCCGTGCGATCACGTTGATCGGCGCACTGGTTGCATTGCGTTTCGTCGAAGGCATTTACCGTGGTGCCATGCTCGGTCTTCACCAGCATGTCTGGCTAAATGCCGCTACGACGCTGCTGTCGACCTTGCGATGGGGCGGGGCGGCATTGCTGCTCGCTGTATGGGCTCCGAGCCTTGTTCTGTTTTTTGGCTGGCAGATGCTGGTGTCCGCAGCGACGATTGCCAGCTTCGGTTGGAAAATCAATAGCGAGCTTCCAGGCGGCGCAGCACCCGGCCGATTTTCGAAGAGGGAGATTGCCAGCGTATGGAGATTTGCTGGTGGTTCAATGCTTGCCACCAGTCTGGCAGTGTTGTTGACGCAGTTGGACAAACTGATGTTGTCCCGACTGTCCACGCTTGAAACCTTTGGTTATTACACCGCCGCGTGGACGGTGGCTGCGGGCTTGTATCAGTTGATCATTCCAATCACCCAGGTCTACTTTCCCAAGTTCACCAGTCTCGCCGCTAGCCCTAAATCCAGCGACCTGGGAGAAGCCTTTCACCAGGCCGCGCAGTTTCTGACCTGGGTCTTGCTGCCGCCAGCCAGCATGCTGATCTTTTTCAGTGGCGCCATCCTGCAACACTGGACGCGCGATCCCGTGCTGACTACCACCGCCACGCCTCTGGTGTCGCTGTTTGCACTGGGTGTGATACTGAACGGATTTTTGTATATACCGCACATCTTTGCACTCTCGACGGGGTGGACGCGTTTCGGGGTCGGCATGAACGGTTTGTCGCTGCTGGTTTTCAGTCCGATCCTGGCTGCATCGATCCACTACCATGGCGCCATCGGTGCTGCATCCGTTTGGGCGGCGATCCATGCGGTGGGTTTTTTGATTGGCATGCAATTCTTCTTTCGTCACCTTCTTCGGAAAGAGAAATGGCGGTGGTACCTGTGGGACATCGGGCTACCGGTCGCGGTCGCGTCGGCTGTATCTTTGCTGTTCCGATGGGTTTTCAAAGATACGACGATATCTGTGATCCAACTGTTTCTGATTTATGCGGTGACCGTGTTCGGCGTCAGTATGGTCGTTCCGCGCATCAGGCAGTTTGCGCTCGACCTGATTGTGGGGTTCAAAACACATGCCTGA
- a CDS encoding UDP-glucose 4-epimerase family protein has protein sequence MMWHQSMHKRRNLGACLVSGANGFLGSALLRHLRMLGTQKLIGTVRDISTLATVASGTGVQIFEVGDIDGTTDWSTALSGVQSVVHAAARVHVMYEMPSADTISLFRRTNVEATLHLARQAAVAGVERFVYVSSVKVNGERTAPHRPFFEDSAPRPEDAYAISKYEAEKGLAKIEAQTGMQLVVVRPPLVYGPGVRANFASLMKAVARGAPLPLAAVQNRRSLVALDNLVDFIATCMVHPAAAGQTFLVSDGEDVATADLVRRLAQAMHRPARLFAVPPGILTAAASFLGRRAQAQRLCESLQVDISKARSLLDWTPPIGLDEGLRRAVEGVTR, from the coding sequence ATGATGTGGCACCAATCCATGCATAAGAGACGGAACCTGGGCGCCTGCCTCGTCTCGGGTGCCAATGGTTTCCTCGGATCCGCCCTGCTTCGGCACTTGCGGATGCTGGGAACACAGAAGTTGATCGGCACTGTACGCGACATTTCGACCTTGGCAACCGTTGCCTCTGGCACAGGAGTGCAAATCTTCGAGGTAGGGGACATCGATGGCACAACCGACTGGTCTACAGCGCTGTCCGGTGTGCAGTCTGTGGTGCATGCCGCCGCGCGCGTCCATGTGATGTACGAAATGCCGAGCGCCGACACTATCTCGTTGTTTCGCCGCACCAACGTCGAAGCCACTCTGCATCTGGCGCGTCAGGCTGCAGTAGCCGGTGTCGAAAGATTCGTGTACGTCAGTTCGGTCAAGGTCAACGGCGAACGTACTGCGCCTCATCGGCCGTTCTTTGAGGACAGCGCTCCACGGCCTGAGGACGCTTACGCCATCAGCAAATACGAGGCCGAGAAAGGCTTGGCAAAGATCGAGGCACAAACCGGCATGCAACTGGTGGTCGTCCGCCCGCCACTGGTGTACGGCCCTGGGGTGCGTGCCAATTTCGCCAGTTTGATGAAGGCGGTGGCCAGAGGTGCGCCGCTACCGCTCGCCGCGGTGCAAAACCGCCGAAGCTTGGTCGCACTGGACAATCTGGTCGATTTCATCGCAACGTGCATGGTGCACCCGGCAGCGGCCGGTCAAACCTTCCTTGTTAGCGACGGAGAAGACGTCGCGACGGCCGATCTCGTGCGGCGGCTAGCTCAAGCGATGCACCGGCCGGCGCGACTTTTTGCGGTGCCGCCTGGCATCCTGACCGCAGCGGCCAGTTTCCTCGGCCGCCGCGCCCAAGCGCAGCGGTTGTGCGAAAGTTTGCAGGTAGATATCTCCAAAGCACGTTCGCTGCTGGATTGGACGCCGCCCATTGGCCTAGACGAAGGATTGCGCCGGGCCGTTGAGGGTGTAACCCGATGA
- the nagZ gene encoding beta-N-acetylhexosaminidase gives MHQHAPVILDIAGTRLSAVDRERLRHPLTGGLILFARNWQDRAQLTALCRDIKAVRDDVLICVDHEGGRVQRFKTDGFTHLPPMRRLGEIWMEDAMRATNVATACGYVLAAELRACGVDFSFTPVLDLEYGESSVIGDRAFHSDARVAALLAKSLMQGLLQAGMANCGKHFPGHGHVRADSHTEMPVDRRSLKAILADDAAPYGWLSTTLTAVMPAHVVYPKIDERPAGFSAKWLQDILRGRLDFHGAVFSDDLSMAAARRIGGRDVGYTEAALAALQAGCDMVLLCNQSLGDGAAVDELLAGLAEAQVKGHWQPEEASEARRRVLLPVTPSPDWDELMTQPAYVQALWMVP, from the coding sequence ATGCACCAGCACGCCCCCGTCATCCTCGACATCGCCGGCACCCGCCTGAGCGCGGTCGACCGCGAGCGCCTGCGCCACCCGCTCACCGGCGGCCTGATCCTGTTCGCACGCAACTGGCAGGACCGCGCGCAGCTCACCGCCCTGTGCCGCGACATCAAGGCCGTGCGCGACGACGTGCTCATCTGTGTCGACCACGAAGGCGGCCGCGTGCAGCGCTTCAAGACCGACGGCTTCACGCACCTGCCGCCGATGCGCCGGCTCGGCGAGATCTGGATGGAAGACGCCATGCGTGCCACCAACGTGGCCACGGCCTGCGGCTACGTGCTCGCGGCGGAACTGCGGGCCTGTGGCGTGGATTTCAGCTTCACGCCCGTGCTCGACCTTGAATATGGCGAAAGCAGCGTCATCGGCGACCGCGCCTTCCACAGCGATGCGCGTGTGGCGGCCTTGCTGGCCAAGAGCCTGATGCAGGGCCTGCTGCAAGCCGGCATGGCCAACTGCGGCAAACATTTCCCGGGCCACGGCCATGTGCGCGCCGATTCCCATACCGAGATGCCGGTGGACCGGCGCAGCCTCAAGGCCATCCTGGCCGATGATGCCGCGCCCTACGGCTGGCTCAGCACCACGCTCACGGCCGTGATGCCAGCGCACGTGGTCTATCCGAAGATCGACGAGCGCCCGGCCGGCTTTTCGGCGAAATGGCTGCAGGACATCCTGCGCGGCCGGCTCGACTTCCACGGTGCGGTGTTCAGCGACGACCTGAGCATGGCGGCCGCCAGGCGCATCGGCGGACGCGACGTGGGGTACACCGAGGCTGCGCTGGCGGCGCTGCAGGCGGGCTGCGACATGGTGCTGCTGTGCAACCAGAGCCTGGGCGACGGCGCCGCCGTCGACGAACTGCTGGCCGGCCTGGCCGAGGCCCAGGTCAAGGGGCACTGGCAGCCCGAAGAGGCCTCCGAAGCCCGGCGCCGCGTGCTGTTGCCCGTCACACCGTCGCCGGACTGGGACGAACTGATGACACAGCCGGCTTACGTACAAGCCTTGTGGATGGTGCCTTAA
- the lysS gene encoding lysine--tRNA ligase produces MSEQTPSPASAPATDDNQLIAERREKLKAIRQRQVDGLGVAFPNDFKPADHAAKLLAAHGAKEAEELVALGATASVAGRMMLKRVMGKASFATLQDSTGRIQLYVTRDDVGEETYARFKHWDLGDIVAAEGRVFKTKTGELSIHATSVRLLTKSLRPLPDKFHGMADQEQKYRQRYVDLITDESARQRFAARSKAVSALREFMVSHDFLEVETPMLHPIPGGANAKPFKTHHNALDQEMFLRIAPELYLKRLIVGGFDRVFEINRSYRNEGISVRHNPEFTMMEFYAAYWNYQDLMDYTEKLIRDAAQRATGSLQLTYAGKPVDLSQPFERLTIVEAIRKYTEAGDHVNDAQWLTDALKKLGLNEAKNKLAGRSLASLQVLYFEETVEEKLWQPTFIMEHPTEISPLARANDERPEVTERFELYITGREFGNGFSELNDAEDQAARFNAQVAAKDSGDDEAMFYDHDFVRALEYGMPPTGGCGIGIDRLMMLLTDSPSIRDVILFPALRREG; encoded by the coding sequence ATGTCTGAACAAACCCCATCTCCCGCCAGTGCGCCCGCCACCGACGACAACCAATTGATCGCCGAGCGCCGCGAAAAACTCAAGGCGATCCGCCAGCGGCAGGTAGATGGGCTGGGCGTGGCTTTTCCGAACGACTTCAAGCCGGCCGACCACGCGGCCAAGCTGCTGGCGGCGCATGGCGCCAAGGAGGCCGAGGAATTGGTGGCGCTCGGCGCCACGGCGTCGGTGGCCGGCCGCATGATGCTCAAGCGCGTGATGGGCAAGGCCAGTTTCGCCACGTTGCAGGACAGCACCGGCCGCATCCAGCTCTACGTGACGCGCGACGACGTGGGCGAGGAAACCTACGCCCGCTTCAAGCACTGGGACCTGGGCGATATCGTGGCCGCCGAAGGCCGTGTCTTCAAGACCAAGACCGGCGAGCTCTCGATCCACGCCACCAGCGTGCGCCTCTTGACCAAGAGCCTGCGACCTTTGCCCGACAAGTTCCACGGCATGGCCGACCAGGAACAGAAGTACCGCCAGCGCTACGTGGACCTGATCACCGACGAGTCCGCGCGCCAGCGCTTCGCCGCACGCAGCAAGGCCGTGAGCGCGCTGCGCGAGTTCATGGTCAGCCACGACTTCCTCGAGGTCGAAACACCGATGCTGCACCCGATCCCGGGCGGCGCCAACGCCAAGCCGTTCAAGACGCACCACAACGCGCTCGACCAGGAGATGTTCCTGCGCATCGCGCCGGAGCTCTACCTGAAGCGGCTGATCGTCGGCGGTTTCGACCGCGTGTTCGAGATCAACCGCAGCTACCGCAACGAAGGCATCTCGGTACGCCACAACCCCGAGTTCACCATGATGGAGTTCTACGCGGCCTACTGGAACTACCAGGACCTGATGGACTACACCGAGAAGCTGATCCGTGACGCCGCGCAGCGCGCCACCGGCTCGCTGCAGCTCACCTACGCGGGCAAGCCGGTGGATCTGAGCCAGCCGTTCGAGCGGCTCACCATCGTGGAGGCCATCCGCAAATACACCGAGGCCGGCGACCACGTGAACGATGCCCAATGGCTGACGGATGCGCTCAAGAAGCTCGGCCTGAACGAGGCCAAGAACAAGCTCGCCGGCCGCTCGCTGGCCAGCCTGCAGGTGCTGTATTTCGAGGAAACCGTGGAAGAGAAGCTGTGGCAGCCGACCTTCATCATGGAACACCCGACCGAGATCTCACCGCTGGCGCGCGCCAACGACGAGCGCCCGGAAGTGACGGAACGCTTCGAGCTCTACATCACCGGCCGCGAATTCGGCAACGGCTTCTCGGAACTGAACGACGCCGAGGACCAGGCCGCACGCTTCAACGCCCAGGTGGCCGCCAAGGACAGCGGCGACGACGAGGCCATGTTCTACGACCACGACTTCGTGCGTGCGCTCGAATACGGCATGCCGCCCACCGGCGGTTGCGGCATCGGCATCGACCGGCTGATGATGCTGCTGACGGACAGCCCGAGCATCCGCGACGTGATCCTGTTCCCGGCGCTGCGTCGAGAGGGCTGA
- a CDS encoding glycosyltransferase family 4 protein, which translates to MATLLYFISEDWFFCSHFMARAKAAQAQGFDILVLTRERTHGQQIRDAGFGLLHLEMERSSTRFFKELGVLRQVWRCYRQQRPSLVHQVALKPIIYGSLAARCLGLRAIVNAPVGMGYVFTAQGSQGRWLRRTVSLLLRGLMNPPGSKVVFENEEDQADSIQSGSVRPCDAVLIPGAGVDTEVFAPSDVRGEVPIVVMGARMLRDKGVREYVDAARMLAQRGVRARFWLVGAPDPGNPSSFSDAELQAWHDEGVVEWLGHRDDMANVLRQCQIACLPSYREGLPKFLIEAMSCGLPMVATDVTGCRQLVLHEQTGLLVPVRDAAGLAEAIGRLLDSATDRVRMGALGRRFAEVEFSMGRINGLTTALYRTMVDA; encoded by the coding sequence ATGGCGACTTTGCTTTATTTCATTTCCGAAGACTGGTTCTTTTGTTCGCATTTCATGGCGAGAGCGAAGGCTGCGCAGGCACAGGGCTTCGACATTCTGGTGCTGACGCGTGAGCGCACACATGGGCAGCAGATTCGCGATGCCGGTTTTGGTTTGCTGCACCTCGAAATGGAGCGCAGCAGCACCCGATTTTTCAAGGAGCTCGGCGTGTTGCGGCAAGTCTGGCGTTGCTATCGTCAGCAGCGACCGAGCCTTGTGCACCAAGTTGCGCTGAAGCCCATCATCTACGGTAGCCTAGCGGCACGCTGTCTTGGTCTGCGCGCCATCGTCAATGCGCCTGTGGGTATGGGTTATGTCTTCACCGCGCAGGGTTCGCAAGGGCGCTGGCTTCGCAGGACTGTGAGCCTGCTGTTGCGTGGGCTGATGAACCCGCCGGGAAGCAAGGTGGTTTTCGAAAACGAAGAAGATCAGGCGGACAGCATCCAGAGCGGCAGCGTACGTCCGTGCGACGCCGTGCTCATTCCAGGTGCTGGCGTCGACACAGAGGTTTTTGCTCCATCTGATGTGCGTGGCGAAGTTCCCATTGTCGTGATGGGTGCCCGCATGCTGCGCGACAAGGGTGTGCGCGAGTACGTCGATGCGGCGCGCATGTTGGCCCAGCGTGGCGTTCGGGCCCGCTTCTGGCTGGTGGGGGCGCCAGACCCCGGCAATCCTTCGTCCTTTTCCGACGCGGAGTTGCAAGCCTGGCATGACGAGGGTGTGGTGGAGTGGCTCGGTCATCGTGACGATATGGCTAATGTGTTGCGCCAATGCCAGATAGCCTGCCTGCCTTCCTACCGAGAAGGCCTGCCGAAGTTCCTGATCGAGGCCATGTCTTGCGGGTTGCCGATGGTGGCGACCGACGTGACCGGATGTCGGCAACTCGTGTTGCATGAACAGACTGGTCTGCTGGTGCCGGTGCGCGATGCCGCTGGGTTGGCCGAGGCCATCGGCCGGCTTCTGGACAGCGCGACCGATCGGGTGCGCATGGGCGCCTTGGGGCGCCGGTTTGCCGAGGTGGAGTTCTCCATGGGACGCATCAACGGGTTGACCACCGCCCTGTACCGGACAATGGTGGATGCTTAA